The proteins below are encoded in one region of Deltaproteobacteria bacterium:
- a CDS encoding nicotinate phosphoribosyltransferase, translating into MGERLALFSDLYELTMAASYFEEEKFEEATFSLFIRQYPTDRAYFVAAGLEEVLHYLETLGFQEDDLAYLETTGLFKPRFLDYLKDLRFTGEVYALPEGSIFFKDEPILEVTAPIIEAQLVETFVINAINFQTLIATKASRSTYIAGTRRLVDFSLRRTQGVDAGLKVARASYLGGFIGTSNVLAGKLYAIPIFGTMAHSYITSFEHELDAFRAFARDFPKNTILLIDTYDNIAGAKKAIQVAQEMEARGEKLRGVRLDSGDMAAISVEVRRLFKEAGLDYVQVFASGGFDEFKIAQVLEAGGQIDAFGVGTKMGVSADAPYFDIAYKLVKYGTRPVMKLSTGKVTLVDKKQVFRRYNDQGQMREDTIALRDETIADATPLLSKVMEKGQLIRPVPGLKDSRDFFLQEFGRLPERFKALRHPPQYPVRISPALQELEGQVEHEIQVTELGQV; encoded by the coding sequence CTGGGGGAACGACTGGCGCTGTTCTCCGATCTTTATGAACTGACCATGGCGGCCAGCTATTTTGAGGAAGAAAAGTTTGAAGAGGCGACCTTCAGTCTGTTCATTCGTCAGTATCCCACGGACCGGGCTTATTTTGTTGCCGCCGGCCTGGAGGAAGTCCTGCACTATCTGGAAACCTTAGGGTTTCAGGAAGATGATCTGGCCTATTTAGAGACCACCGGCCTGTTTAAACCGCGCTTTCTGGATTATCTGAAAGACTTGCGCTTCACCGGCGAAGTCTATGCCTTACCGGAGGGCAGCATCTTTTTTAAAGATGAACCCATCCTGGAGGTTACCGCTCCGATTATCGAAGCCCAGCTAGTGGAGACCTTTGTCATCAATGCCATTAACTTCCAGACCCTGATCGCCACCAAGGCCTCCCGCTCCACCTATATTGCCGGGACTCGACGCCTGGTGGATTTTTCCCTGCGGCGCACCCAGGGCGTGGATGCTGGCCTCAAAGTAGCGCGGGCTAGCTATTTGGGGGGCTTTATCGGCACCAGCAATGTCTTGGCCGGAAAACTCTATGCCATCCCGATCTTTGGTACTATGGCCCATTCCTATATTACCAGTTTTGAGCATGAACTCGATGCCTTCCGGGCCTTTGCCAGAGACTTTCCGAAAAATACTATCTTGTTGATCGATACCTACGATAATATTGCCGGGGCCAAAAAAGCCATTCAGGTGGCCCAGGAAATGGAAGCCCGTGGCGAAAAACTCCGCGGCGTGCGTCTGGACAGCGGCGACATGGCGGCCATCAGTGTTGAGGTGCGGCGGTTATTCAAGGAAGCGGGGCTGGATTATGTGCAGGTGTTCGCCAGTGGTGGGTTTGACGAATTCAAGATCGCCCAGGTGCTGGAGGCGGGGGGACAGATTGACGCCTTTGGGGTGGGCACCAAGATGGGGGTGTCTGCTGACGCCCCTTATTTTGATATTGCCTATAAGTTGGTAAAGTATGGCACCCGGCCGGTGATGAAGCTTTCCACCGGCAAGGTCACCCTGGTGGATAAAAAGCAGGTTTTTCGCCGCTATAATGACCAGGGGCAGATGCGGGAAGATACCATTGCCTTGCGGGACGAGACTATCGCCGATGCTACCCCGCTTTTGTCCAAGGTTATGGAAAAGGGCCAATTAATCCGCCCTGTGCCGGGCTTAAAAGACAGCCGGGACTTTTTCCTGCAAGAATTTGGCCGGCTGCCGGAACGCTTTAAAGCTCTGCGCCATCCACCCCAATATCCCGTCCGCATCAGTCCCGCCTTGCAGGAACTAGAGGGTCAGGTGGAGCACGAGATCCAGGTCACCGAGTTAGGCCAGGTTTAA
- a CDS encoding DedA family protein codes for MGITETLLELFTRLISTLGYGGVFVLMTLESMVAPVPSEMVMPFAGFLIFTGQFHTIWVIVASGLGSIVGSLLSYGMGRKGEAVVLRYGRYLLLNPHHLQWTEDFFARHGKKTIFISRFIPVVRHLISIPAGLGKMRLLPFIVYTAIGATMWNGFLTYMGYWLRQHWAVIHEYSHTLDLMVIGGGILALAAYLIWRWRRLRPTPKAVP; via the coding sequence ATGGGAATCACGGAAACCTTGTTAGAACTATTTACCCGCTTGATCTCCACCCTGGGCTATGGGGGGGTATTTGTGCTAATGACCCTGGAAAGCATGGTCGCCCCGGTGCCCAGCGAGATGGTCATGCCATTTGCCGGTTTCCTCATCTTTACCGGTCAGTTTCACACCATCTGGGTAATCGTTGCCAGCGGTTTGGGCTCCATCGTCGGCTCCCTGTTATCTTATGGCATGGGCCGCAAAGGGGAGGCGGTGGTGCTGCGCTACGGTCGTTACCTGCTCCTCAATCCGCATCACTTGCAGTGGACGGAAGACTTCTTTGCCCGGCACGGCAAAAAAACCATTTTTATCTCCCGGTTTATCCCGGTGGTGCGCCACCTGATTTCCATCCCGGCCGGTCTGGGCAAGATGCGGCTTTTACCCTTTATCGTCTATACCGCCATTGGTGCTACCATGTGGAATGGCTTCCTTACTTATATGGGTTATTGGCTCCGGCAACATTGGGCGGTCATCCATGAATATTCTCATACTCTGGACCTAATGGTAATCGGTGGTGGAATCCTGGCCCTGGCCGCATACCTGATCTGGCGCTGGCGTCGGCTGCGGCCCACCCCTAAGGCTGTCCCCTAA
- a CDS encoding DedA family protein, which translates to MDWYTLLIQKYGYLAIFLGSLVEGEIFLILGGLLARQGLLNLWLVVSLAVVGSFSSHGGFYLLGRWQGQSLVGQFQRLQAGYPRAQALAQRFGPACIFVVQYLYGLRLITSLTLGTLGIPARVFILWQIFSISCWAVGLATAGYLFGKAIEYFITRLEILLSLVLVTAALGIWAYSRLWHWARTKSAPLSPHPPSSLKNPTRNHLQVENSQANSEFPSDHIS; encoded by the coding sequence ATGGATTGGTATACCCTACTGATTCAGAAATATGGCTACCTGGCAATATTTTTGGGCAGCCTGGTCGAAGGGGAGATCTTTCTAATTCTGGGCGGGTTACTTGCCCGTCAGGGCCTGCTGAACTTATGGTTGGTGGTGAGCCTGGCGGTTGTTGGTTCATTCAGTAGCCATGGGGGGTTTTATCTTTTGGGCCGCTGGCAGGGTCAGTCCCTGGTTGGCCAGTTCCAAAGATTGCAGGCCGGCTACCCCCGGGCCCAAGCCTTGGCCCAGCGCTTCGGCCCGGCCTGCATCTTTGTGGTGCAGTATCTTTATGGCTTGCGGTTGATTACCTCGCTCACCCTGGGAACCCTGGGAATCCCGGCCCGGGTATTTATCCTTTGGCAAATTTTCAGCATCAGTTGTTGGGCCGTGGGCCTGGCCACGGCCGGATATTTATTCGGGAAAGCCATCGAATATTTCATCACCCGCCTGGAAATTTTGCTTAGCCTGGTATTGGTGACCGCGGCCTTAGGGATTTGGGCCTATAGTCGCCTCTGGCATTGGGCCCGCACTAAATCGGCTCCGCTTTCGCCCCACCCCCCGTCATCTCTAAAAAATCCAACCCGCAATCATCTCCAGGTCGAAAATTCCCAGGCCAACTCAGAATTTCCCTCAGACCATATTTCCTAA